The genomic region CGTAGCATTTGGCGGTGACGTCCTTGCGGAAGGCCGAGACCGTCTCGCGGGCGATGATCTTCTGGCCGATGGCCGCCTGGATAGCCACCTGGAAAAGCTGGCGCGGGATGGTGCGCTTGAGCTTGAGGGCCAGGGAACGGCCGTAGGCATAGGCCTTGTCGCGGTGCACAATGACGGCCAGGGCGTCCACGGGCTCGCCGTTGAGCATGATGTCCAGGCGCACCAGGTCGGAATCGCGGTAGTCGATGGGCTGGTAGTCCATGGAGGCGTAGCCGCGCGTGGCGGATTTGAGGCGGTCGAAAAAGTCGTAGACGATTTCGGCAAAGGGCATTTCATAGGTCACCACCACCCGGTTGGCGGCCAGGTAGTGCAGATTTTTCTGGGTGCCGCGCTTTTCCTCGCAGAGCTTCATGACATTGCCCACGTATTCGTTGGGCACATGAATGTCCATGCTTACGTAGGGTTCATACAGGGCGCGGATCTTGGTCGGGTCCGGCAGATGACTGGGATTGTCGATTTCCAGGGTTTTGCCGTCCACGGTGTCCACCTTGTAGACCACTGAAGGCGCGGTGGCGATGAGGCCCACCTCGAATTCGCGTTCCAGGCGTTCCTGGATGATCTCCATGTGCAGCAGGCCCAGAAAACCGCAGCGGAAGCCGAAACCCAGAGCCTGGGAGGTTTCCGGCTCAAAGCTGAAGGCCGCGTCGTTGAGCTGGAGCTTTTCCAGGGCGGCCTTGAGGTTTTCGTATTCGTCGGATTCCGTGGGATAAAGCCCGCAGAAAACCATGGGTTTGACTTCTTTGAAGCCGGGCACGGCTTCGCGGGCCGGATTGTCGGCCAGGGTGAGGGTGTCGCCCACGCGGGCGTCGCCCAGTTCCTTGATGGAGCCGCACAAAAAGCCCACTTCGCCGGCGGTCAGCTCCTTCACGTCCGAGGCCTCGGGCGAAAACACGCCCAGCCGCAGCACCTCGTATTCCTTGCCCGTGCTCATCAGCCGGATGCGGTCGCCCAGGCGCACCGCGCCGTCCATGACCCGGAACAGCGTCACCACGCCCTGATAGCTGTCGTACCAGGAGTCGAAAATCAGGGCCTTGAGCGGCGCGTCCGGATCGCCCTTGGGCGCGGGCAGACGCCGGACGATGGCTTCCAGCACCGCGTCCACGCCCATGCCTGTCTTGGCCGACACCGGCAGGGCCTCGGCGCAGTCCAGGCCGATGCTTTCCTCAATCTCGGCCTTGACCCGGTCCACTTCGGCGCTGGGCAGGTCGATCTTGTTCAGCACCGGGATGATTTCATGGTCGTGGTCCAGAGCCAGATAGACGTTGGCCAGGGTCTGGGCCTCCACGCCCTGAGTGGCGTCCACCACCAGCAGCGCGCCTTCGCAGGCCGCCAGGGAGCGCGAAACCTCGTAGTTGAAGTCCACATGGCCGGGCGTGTCGATGAGATTGAGTTCGTATTCCAGGCCGTCGGCGGCCAGATAGGGAATGCGCACGGTCTGGGCCTTGATGGTAATGCCGCGCTCCCGTTCTAGATCCATTTTGTCCAGATACTGCTGCCGGGCCTCGCGCGCGCTGACCACCCGCGTGAGTTCCAGAATACGGTCGGCCAGGGTGGATTTGCCGTGGTCGATATGGGCGATGATGCAAAAATTGCGGATGCGATCCTGTGTGGGCATGGTATGTCCTGCGAGGGCTGCGGGGTACGGAAAAAGAGAATTTTAGGCGAAAATTCCGGCAAAGTCCACGCCGGCCCGGCATCCGTACAGGGCAGACGCATCCGCCCTGGGCATTCGCGCGGATGGTCTTCCGCTATGCCGTCCCGGCGGGGACAACCCGTTCCAGCGCCTCTCGGGCCAGGCCGCTCACGCTTTTTTCATAGATCCGGTCGCCGTCGAAAAGTTCACAGCTTTCGTCGTGTCCGGCGTCAGCCAGGCGGCGCAGGGCGGGCGCGTCCATGAGATCCGGCGGCAGGCGGCCCAAAGCCCAGGCGGCCATGCCCCGGCAGATCACGTCCTTGTCTTCCAGGCCCTTGCGCAGCCAGGGTCGCGCGGCAACGCAGAGTTCGGGCCGGGCCTGGGCCAGACGGCCGATGGCCCAATAGCACGAACGCCGCAGCAGATCGTTGTCGCAGTAATTGTCGTCCCGGCCCAGGTCAATGATGTAGGAGGCCAGCACGCGGTGGAAGTCTTTGGCCAGGAGCGGGCTGGCGGCCAGGCTTTCGCCGAAGGCCTCGGGAATGCCCCAGCCGATGTTGCCGGACTCCTCATTCATATGCCACATGAAACGGCGGATGATGTTGCGGGCCGCCTCGGGTTCGCGTTCGGCCAGACGGGCCGTGGTCAGGCCCAGGGCCGTTGCGGCCCGGTGCATGGTCTGCGGACCCAGCAGGAGAAAGGAAAAGAGCGGCCCCACATGGGCCGCGCCGCCCGCGGTGATTTCATCCAGATGCTCCCGCCATTGCGGACTCTGCAAATACTGCTTCAGTTGTTGTTTGGCCGAACGCATCCGGGGCATGGCTTTCCTCCGCTGGGTTAACGTGCATCTTCAACAAGAATTACGACTTTTTCAGCGTCTGGCAAGCTGCCGTACCATGCTCAAGGCATGTCAAGATTACAGGGTGCAGAAGAAGA from Desulfovibrio porci harbors:
- a CDS encoding DVU0298 family protein; amino-acid sequence: MPRMRSAKQQLKQYLQSPQWREHLDEITAGGAAHVGPLFSFLLLGPQTMHRAATALGLTTARLAEREPEAARNIIRRFMWHMNEESGNIGWGIPEAFGESLAASPLLAKDFHRVLASYIIDLGRDDNYCDNDLLRRSCYWAIGRLAQARPELCVAARPWLRKGLEDKDVICRGMAAWALGRLPPDLMDAPALRRLADAGHDESCELFDGDRIYEKSVSGLAREALERVVPAGTA
- the lepA gene encoding translation elongation factor 4, which codes for MPTQDRIRNFCIIAHIDHGKSTLADRILELTRVVSAREARQQYLDKMDLERERGITIKAQTVRIPYLAADGLEYELNLIDTPGHVDFNYEVSRSLAACEGALLVVDATQGVEAQTLANVYLALDHDHEIIPVLNKIDLPSAEVDRVKAEIEESIGLDCAEALPVSAKTGMGVDAVLEAIVRRLPAPKGDPDAPLKALIFDSWYDSYQGVVTLFRVMDGAVRLGDRIRLMSTGKEYEVLRLGVFSPEASDVKELTAGEVGFLCGSIKELGDARVGDTLTLADNPAREAVPGFKEVKPMVFCGLYPTESDEYENLKAALEKLQLNDAAFSFEPETSQALGFGFRCGFLGLLHMEIIQERLEREFEVGLIATAPSVVYKVDTVDGKTLEIDNPSHLPDPTKIRALYEPYVSMDIHVPNEYVGNVMKLCEEKRGTQKNLHYLAANRVVVTYEMPFAEIVYDFFDRLKSATRGYASMDYQPIDYRDSDLVRLDIMLNGEPVDALAVIVHRDKAYAYGRSLALKLKRTIPRQLFQVAIQAAIGQKIIARETVSAFRKDVTAKCYGGDITRKRKLLEKQKEGKKRMKRMGNVELPQEAFLAALKVGDE